A window of Apodemus sylvaticus chromosome 9, mApoSyl1.1, whole genome shotgun sequence contains these coding sequences:
- the LOC127692571 gene encoding cytochrome c oxidase assembly factor 5, with the protein MPRYYEDKPEGGACAGVKEDLGACLLQSACVLQEGKSPRQCLKEGYCKALQYSFFECKRSMLDTRSRFRGRKGY; encoded by the exons ATGCCCCGGTATTATGAGGACAAACCGGAGGGCGGCGCGTGCGCGGGCGTGAAGGAGGATCTGGGTGCATGTCTGCTGCAATCGGCCTGTGTGCTCCAG GAAGGAAAGTCCCCTCGGCAGTGTTTGAAGGAAGGCTACTGCAAAGCTTTGCAGTATTCCTTTTTTGAGTGTAAAAGATCAATG TTGGATACCAGATCAAGattcagaggaagaaaaggatATTGA
- the Unc50 gene encoding protein unc-50 homolog, which translates to MLPSTSLSSSMHGNGVLNSRDAARHTAGAKRYKYLRRLFRFRQMDFEFAAWQMLYLFTSPQRVYRNFHYRKQTKDQWARDDPAFLVLLSIWLCVSTIGFGFVLDMGFFETIKLLLWVVFIDCVGVGLLISTLMWFISNKYLVKRQSRDYDVEWGYAFDVHLNAFYPLLVILHFIQLFFINHVILTDTFIGYLVGNTLWLIAVGYYIYVTFLGYSALPFLKNTVILLYPFAPLVVLYGLSLALGWNFTHTLCSFYKYRVK; encoded by the exons ATGCTACCAAGTACTTCTCTGAGTTCTTCGATGCATGGGAATGGAGTATTAAATTCCAGGGATGCAGCAAGGCACACAGCTGGAGCAAAGCGCTACAAGTACCTCAGAAGGCTTTTTCGATTTCGCCAGATGGACTTTGAGTTTGCTGCATGGCAGATGCTCTACCTGTTCACCTCCCCTCAGAGGGTTTATAGAAACTTTCACTACCGGAAGCAAACAAAGGATCAGTGGGCCAGAGATGACCCTGCCTTCTTGGTCCTCTTAAGTATCTGGCTCTGTG TGTCCACCATAGGATTTGGCTTTGTTCTTGACATGGGATTCTTTGAGACCATAAAGCTGCTCCTGTGGGTTGTGTTCATAGATTGTGTGGGTGTCGGCCTCCTGATATCAACTCTAATGTG GTTCATCTCGAACAAGTACCTGGTGAAACGCCAGAGCAGAGACTATGATGTAGAGTGGGGCTACGCCTTCGACGTGCATCTGAATGCTTTCTACCCGCTCCTCGTCATCCTGCACTTTATCCAGCTCTTCTTCATCAACC ATGTTATCCTCACAGACACATTTATTGGATATTTAGTTGGAAATACCTTATGGTTGATTGCTGTTGGCTATTATATCTATGTGACCTTCCTGGGATACAGTG CTTTGCCATTTTTGAAAAATACAGTGATCCTGCTCTATCCATTCGCACCTCTTGTCGTGCTGTACGGACTGTCGCTGGCACTGGGATGGAACTTCACCCACACGCTGTGTTCCTTCTACAAGTACAGAGTGAAGTGA